From the genome of Ananas comosus cultivar F153 linkage group 18, ASM154086v1, whole genome shotgun sequence, one region includes:
- the LOC109724247 gene encoding eukaryotic translation initiation factor 6-2, with protein MATRLQFENSCEVGVFSKLTNAYCLVAIGGSESFYSTFEAELADVIPVVKTSIGGTRIIGRLCAGNKKGLLLPHTTTDQELHHLRNCLPDEVVVQRIDEKLSALGNCIACNDHVALTHPDLDRETEELISDVLGVEVFRQTIAGNILVGSYCMISNRGGLVHPHTSIEDLDELSTLLQVPLVAGTVNRGSEVVAAGMAVNDWTAFCGSDTTATELSVVESVFKLREGQPTAIVDEMRKSLIDSYV; from the exons ATGGCTACTC GACTTCAGTTTGAGAATTCTTGCGAAGTTGGGGTCTTCTCGAAGCTCACAAATGCTTACTGCTTGGTCGCAATTGGAGGATCGGAAAGTTTTTATAG CACCTTCGAGGCTGAGCTCGCTGATGTTATCCCTGTCGTTAAAACATCGATAGGCGGAACCAGAATTATCGGGAGACTCTGTGCTG GAAACAAGAAAGGGCTTCTTTTGCCGCATACAACCACCGACCAAG AGCTTCACCATCTGAGGAACTGTTTACCTGACGAAGTGGTCGTTCAACGAATCGACGAGAAGCTATCCGCTTTGGGCAACTGCATAGCTTGTAACGACCATGTTGCTCTCACACACCCTGATTTGGACAGG GAAACTGAAGAGCTTATCTCAGATGTACTGGGAGTCGAAGTATTCCGACAAACCATTGCTGGGAACATCCTTGTCGGCAGTTACTGTATGATTTCTAACCGAGGCGGCTTG GTCCATCCACACACGTCCATCGAGGATCTCGACGAGCTCTCGACGCTCCTCCAAGTGCCCCTCGTTGCGGGGACTGTGAACAGGGGCAGCGAGGTCGTCGCCGCCGGCATGGCCGTGAACGACTGGACGGCTTTCTGCGGGTCGGACACGACGGCTACCGAGCTCTCCGTCGTCGAGAGCGTCTTCAAGCTGCGAGAAGGGCAGCCGACCGCGATAGTCGACGAGATGCGCAAGTCTCTCATCGACAGCTACGTCTAA